A stretch of Coxiella endosymbiont of Amblyomma sculptum DNA encodes these proteins:
- the murC gene encoding UDP-N-acetylmuramate--L-alanine ligase translates to MILNGKTIRYIYCLGIGGVGVSALAEILLKKGYRVSGSDVFPNNNTERLCRLGANITFNYSKKTIVESDCVVYSSAITSDNPGFIVAQRAKIPILKRGQMLAKLMTGYQSIAISGSHGKTTTSALLADVFTTANLDPTFVIGGVLNRVQTSVRLGYGPLFITEADESDASFLYMRPNIGVITNIDSDHLSAYEGDFNRLKDAYVQFIHQIHKDGVVVLCIDDLVLHALIPTLSQRVITYGFSSKAEYRADSFLQKGLQSNFRMYRLSKKNKTLSVRINLVGRHNVLNSLAVIAVSEWIGVDEKKLLQSLTQFSGVERRFDIKGEMMLANGKALVVEDYGHHPNEIRATLLAARAAWPGSRIVLVFQPHRYSRTQGLIYDFASVLVETDVLVLLEIYSAGEIPIPGIDGDTLLKIVRNHTTKKTVFVPRLQDLQKVLQKLVQPNDVVILQGAGNVGSAATALTSVRCTVGKYVRRKNRKICASV, encoded by the coding sequence GTGATACTAAATGGAAAAACGATTAGGTATATTTACTGTTTGGGAATCGGCGGAGTTGGTGTCAGTGCACTTGCGGAAATTCTGTTGAAAAAAGGATACCGTGTAAGCGGTTCTGATGTGTTTCCTAATAACAATACCGAAAGACTTTGCCGATTAGGAGCCAATATTACGTTCAATTATAGCAAGAAAACTATTGTAGAATCCGACTGTGTTGTGTATTCAAGCGCCATTACTTCAGACAATCCAGGATTCATTGTTGCCCAACGCGCGAAAATCCCCATTCTAAAAAGGGGACAAATGCTCGCTAAACTGATGACAGGTTATCAATCGATTGCGATATCTGGTTCTCACGGTAAAACCACTACTAGTGCTCTTTTAGCTGATGTTTTTACCACAGCCAATTTGGATCCGACGTTTGTAATTGGAGGTGTATTAAATAGAGTCCAAACATCTGTACGACTGGGATATGGACCTCTTTTTATTACTGAAGCTGACGAAAGTGATGCGTCTTTTCTGTATATGCGTCCTAATATTGGTGTAATAACGAACATCGATTCGGATCATCTAAGCGCCTATGAAGGAGATTTCAATCGTTTGAAAGATGCCTATGTACAATTCATTCATCAAATTCATAAAGATGGGGTAGTGGTTTTGTGTATAGATGATCTTGTGCTGCACGCATTAATTCCAACTCTCTCTCAGAGAGTGATTACCTACGGTTTTTCTTCAAAAGCCGAATACCGAGCCGATTCTTTCTTACAGAAAGGATTGCAAAGTAACTTTCGTATGTATCGATTATCGAAAAAAAATAAAACTTTATCTGTCAGAATCAATTTAGTAGGTCGACATAATGTTCTTAATTCTTTAGCAGTCATAGCGGTTAGTGAATGGATTGGAGTAGATGAAAAGAAACTGTTGCAATCCCTAACGCAATTTTCTGGAGTGGAGCGTCGCTTTGATATTAAAGGCGAAATGATGCTTGCAAATGGAAAAGCACTTGTGGTTGAAGATTATGGACACCATCCCAACGAGATTAGAGCGACTTTGTTGGCAGCACGAGCCGCATGGCCCGGTAGTCGTATTGTTCTAGTATTTCAGCCTCATCGTTACAGTAGAACACAGGGGTTAATATATGATTTTGCTTCAGTATTGGTGGAGACCGACGTATTAGTATTACTTGAAATCTATAGTGCAGGAGAAATTCCCATTCCAGGAATTGATGGAGATACATTACTGAAGATTGTCAGGAACCATACTACAAAAAAGACCGTATTTGTTCCAAGATTGCAAGATTTACAGAAAGTGTTGCAAAAATTGGTACAACCTAATGATGTAGTTATTTTACAAGGTGCGGGCAATGTAGGATCCGCTGCAACGGCTTTAACATCTGTTCGGTGTACTGTTGGAAAATACGTACGGAGAAAAAATCGCAAAATTTGCGCATCGGTTTAG
- the murB gene encoding UDP-N-acetylmuramate dehydrogenase produces MRIGLVYNHNLARYTSWRVGGNAERLYQPVDLADLQNFLIQSPPDEPLTCLGLGSNVLIRDGGIKGTVIFTLNRLKKISFFKEEKRLVIRAESGVTCHRLARFCISLGLKDAAFFAGIPGTVGGALTMNAGAFGVDTWHHVVRVETIDRMGMLHKRRSDEFTIGYREIHGLNSQFFVSGYFYFDQKNTVDTKRSISIFLKKRNNTQPIGTFSCGSVFRNPQGNYAAHLIETAGLKGMSIGNAEVSKKHANFILNTGGANAADIEQLIQYVAQRVYEIHGIQLVKEVHILGDYRTF; encoded by the coding sequence TTGCGCATCGGTTTAGTTTATAATCACAATTTGGCACGTTATACGTCCTGGAGAGTAGGCGGTAACGCTGAACGATTGTATCAACCTGTGGATTTAGCAGACTTACAAAATTTTCTCATTCAATCGCCACCTGACGAACCATTGACTTGTCTGGGTTTGGGAAGTAATGTCTTGATCCGTGATGGTGGAATTAAGGGCACAGTAATTTTCACTCTAAATCGATTAAAAAAAATTTCTTTTTTTAAAGAAGAAAAGAGATTGGTAATTCGTGCCGAGTCGGGTGTTACTTGCCACAGACTAGCGAGATTTTGTATAAGTTTAGGATTAAAAGATGCGGCTTTTTTTGCAGGGATTCCAGGAACTGTGGGTGGGGCTTTAACTATGAATGCTGGTGCTTTTGGAGTAGATACTTGGCATCATGTTGTTCGAGTAGAGACAATAGATCGCATGGGTATGCTCCATAAGAGACGTTCGGATGAATTTACAATTGGTTATCGTGAAATTCACGGACTCAATAGTCAATTTTTCGTTTCTGGATATTTTTATTTTGATCAGAAAAATACCGTTGATACCAAGAGAAGCATAAGTATTTTTTTAAAAAAGCGCAACAATACCCAACCTATTGGAACTTTTAGCTGTGGTTCTGTTTTTCGTAATCCTCAGGGAAATTACGCAGCTCATCTCATCGAGACTGCAGGATTAAAAGGTATGAGCATTGGAAACGCAGAAGTTTCAAAAAAACATGCCAATTTTATTTTAAATACAGGAGGCGCAAACGCTGCTGATATTGAACAATTAATCCAATATGTCGCGCAGCGAGTGTACGAAATTCACGGAATCCAGTTGGTCAAAGAAGTACATATTCTTGGCGATTACAGAACTTTTTGA
- the ftsZ gene encoding cell division protein FtsZ yields the protein MVDLVNVSPQNAQIKVIGIGGGGGNAIEHMITENIDGVEFVCANTDAQALGRSSARIILQLGEEITRGLGAGADPNIGRQAAEEARERIREILEGTTDMVFLTAGMGGGTGTGSTPVFAEVAKELGILTVAVVTKPFLFEGKKRMDTAEGGIQALTKYVDSLITIPNNKLLNVLGKNITLLNAFKAANNILLGAVHGIADLITRPGLINVDFADVRTVMSEMGMAMMGTGVSSGENRAREAAEAAIASPLLEDVDFTGARGVLVNITAGIDLSIGEFEQVGESVKLFSSENATVVVGTVIDPEMSDELRVTIVVTGLDVRDSDSMGISCKSIKDTRKGEISDDDYHQLDRPTYMRNQESSTRIITMEELRAHDFEYLDIPTFLRCRKN from the coding sequence ATGGTTGATCTTGTCAACGTTTCACCTCAAAATGCCCAAATAAAGGTAATAGGTATCGGTGGAGGAGGAGGAAATGCCATTGAACACATGATTACTGAAAACATTGATGGTGTTGAATTTGTTTGTGCGAATACCGACGCCCAAGCGTTAGGTCGTTCTAGTGCTCGTATCATATTGCAATTAGGTGAAGAGATAACAAGAGGATTAGGTGCAGGAGCAGACCCTAATATCGGTCGTCAAGCAGCTGAGGAAGCACGAGAACGAATTCGGGAAATCCTTGAAGGAACAACCGATATGGTTTTTTTAACAGCTGGTATGGGAGGGGGTACTGGAACAGGGTCGACACCTGTGTTTGCGGAAGTGGCCAAAGAACTGGGAATACTAACAGTTGCTGTTGTTACAAAACCGTTTTTGTTTGAAGGCAAAAAACGTATGGATACAGCCGAAGGAGGAATTCAGGCACTGACTAAGTATGTCGATTCTCTAATAACTATTCCTAACAACAAGTTATTAAATGTACTTGGTAAAAATATAACATTGTTAAATGCGTTTAAGGCTGCCAATAACATACTATTGGGTGCAGTGCATGGTATCGCCGACTTGATTACTCGTCCAGGGTTGATCAATGTAGATTTTGCAGATGTACGAACGGTGATGTCCGAAATGGGTATGGCGATGATGGGAACAGGAGTTAGTAGTGGCGAGAATCGCGCACGAGAAGCAGCAGAAGCGGCTATCGCTAGTCCATTGCTAGAAGATGTGGATTTCACAGGGGCTCGAGGAGTATTAGTGAATATTACTGCTGGCATAGATCTCTCTATTGGGGAGTTTGAACAGGTAGGGGAATCTGTTAAATTATTTTCGTCGGAAAACGCGACGGTAGTTGTTGGTACTGTGATTGATCCTGAAATGAGTGATGAATTGCGAGTAACTATTGTAGTTACAGGACTCGACGTACGGGATAGTGATAGTATGGGTATATCTTGTAAGTCTATAAAAGACACCAGAAAAGGAGAAATTTCTGATGATGATTATCATCAATTAGATCGTCCAACATATATGCGCAATCAGGAATCTTCTACACGTATAATAACAATGGAGGAGTTACGAGCTCACGATTTTGAGTATTTAGACATTCCTACTTTTCTACGTTGTCGAAAAAACTAA
- the ftsA gene encoding cell division protein FtsA — MSKNLGKNLISALDIGTSKIVALVGEVDQDNQIRVIGFGTHPSRGLKRGVVINIESTVQSIQHAVGDAELMAGCEIRSACTGIAGSHIRSLNSHGIVAIHNHEVNQSDVNRVIDAAKAIAIPSDQKILHILPQEFIIDNQEGVREPVGMSGIRLEAKVHIVTGAVSAAQNITKCVRRCGLQIGDIVLEQLASSHSVLTDDEKELGVCMVDIGGGTTDIAVFTQDAIRHTHVIPVAGDHVTNDVAIALRTPMQYAEQIKVKYASVLPTNVDPEAVVQVPSAARQSLKRIQKRALDQVVSARYEELFELVLAELQRSGFEHLVAAGVVLTGGASRILGCIELGERIFQMPVRLGVPQYVNGLVDIRDNPIYATAVGLLIHSHHNQNQINNQSIFNSSRSLSLWKRMKNWFQGNF; from the coding sequence ATGTCGAAAAATTTGGGAAAGAATCTTATTTCTGCGTTAGATATTGGCACTAGCAAAATTGTTGCACTTGTCGGAGAAGTGGATCAAGATAATCAGATCAGAGTTATTGGATTTGGAACACATCCGTCACGCGGACTAAAACGTGGGGTAGTAATCAACATCGAATCGACAGTACAGTCTATTCAACATGCGGTTGGAGATGCAGAGTTGATGGCTGGTTGTGAAATTCGTTCTGCTTGTACTGGAATTGCTGGTAGTCATATACGCAGTCTAAATTCTCACGGAATTGTAGCGATTCATAATCATGAAGTTAATCAGTCGGATGTAAATCGGGTAATTGATGCGGCAAAAGCTATAGCCATTCCTTCCGATCAAAAAATACTTCACATTCTGCCACAAGAATTCATTATCGATAATCAAGAAGGCGTTCGAGAACCTGTAGGAATGTCAGGAATTCGCCTAGAAGCGAAAGTACATATAGTCACTGGCGCTGTAAGTGCAGCCCAAAATATAACCAAATGTGTTCGTCGTTGCGGATTGCAAATTGGTGATATTGTTTTAGAACAACTCGCTTCAAGTCATTCTGTATTAACTGATGATGAAAAAGAATTGGGCGTCTGTATGGTTGATATTGGTGGAGGTACTACCGATATCGCTGTCTTTACGCAGGATGCTATCCGCCATACTCATGTTATTCCAGTTGCAGGTGATCACGTAACTAATGATGTTGCTATAGCCTTACGTACTCCCATGCAATATGCTGAACAAATTAAGGTAAAATACGCGTCTGTACTTCCTACGAATGTTGATCCTGAAGCGGTCGTGCAAGTGCCGAGTGCCGCTAGACAATCATTGAAGAGAATCCAAAAAAGAGCGTTAGATCAGGTAGTTTCTGCACGATATGAAGAATTGTTTGAGTTGGTATTGGCCGAACTACAACGTAGTGGATTTGAACATTTAGTTGCTGCCGGTGTTGTGCTAACAGGAGGCGCTTCGCGAATTTTGGGATGTATTGAATTAGGTGAAAGAATCTTCCAAATGCCTGTACGGCTTGGTGTTCCTCAATACGTCAATGGGCTAGTGGACATTCGGGATAATCCCATCTACGCGACGGCAGTCGGTTTATTGATCCACAGCCATCATAATCAAAATCAAATTAACAATCAATCGATATTTAATTCAAGTCGTAGTTTGAGTTTATGGAAACGAATGAAAAATTGGTTTCAAGGGAATTTTTAG
- the murG gene encoding undecaprenyldiphospho-muramoylpentapeptide beta-N-acetylglucosaminyltransferase, which produces MKRVLIISGGTGGHIFPALEIARALRYQGISVYWLGTVNGLEKKLVSHEFPLQLIQIRTYRNQGLIRSLFMPFYLVRAIFQSYRIIKKIKPKMILGMGGYVSGPGGFVAWINRIPMIIHEQNVISGLTNRLLARTARSVLQAFPGAFSDRNNVKTTGNPIRSELLNTPLPRIRLMGRRGPLRVLILGGSQGSYSINQKIVETLRNYPHSRELTIWHQTGLSDFERTKDSYNTFKTLSFEIRLDAFIDDMCKAYTWSDLVVCRSGALTVSEIISVGVASIFIPYPYATDNHQFHNGRLLEQKGAAIIISEKSLTNRCLVHYFKRFFRDRGLLLVMSECARNLSKRGAVQNIVNECKRIL; this is translated from the coding sequence ATGAAGCGAGTATTGATTATATCCGGAGGTACCGGAGGGCATATATTCCCCGCTCTTGAGATAGCACGTGCACTGCGATATCAAGGAATAAGTGTTTATTGGCTAGGAACTGTGAACGGTTTAGAAAAAAAACTGGTTTCTCACGAATTTCCGCTACAACTAATTCAAATTAGAACGTATCGAAATCAAGGATTGATACGATCACTCTTTATGCCTTTTTATTTAGTACGAGCAATTTTTCAGTCTTATCGAATAATTAAAAAAATAAAACCAAAAATGATTTTAGGAATGGGAGGATATGTATCAGGACCCGGAGGATTTGTAGCGTGGATAAATCGAATACCTATGATTATTCATGAACAAAATGTGATTTCGGGGCTGACCAACCGATTGTTGGCAAGAACAGCTCGATCTGTTCTGCAGGCTTTTCCAGGTGCTTTCTCTGATAGGAACAATGTGAAGACTACCGGAAATCCCATTCGATCTGAATTACTTAATACACCTTTGCCTCGAATCCGCTTGATGGGTCGTCGCGGCCCTCTACGAGTTTTAATTTTAGGAGGTAGTCAAGGTTCTTATTCAATCAATCAGAAGATAGTAGAAACTTTAAGAAACTATCCTCATTCCAGAGAACTTACAATTTGGCATCAGACTGGTCTATCTGACTTCGAACGGACTAAGGATTCTTATAACACTTTTAAGACTTTATCCTTTGAGATTCGGCTTGATGCATTTATTGATGATATGTGTAAAGCTTACACATGGTCTGATCTGGTTGTTTGCCGATCAGGCGCTTTGACAGTAAGTGAAATTATATCAGTAGGTGTAGCCAGTATTTTCATTCCTTATCCGTACGCTACGGATAATCATCAGTTTCATAACGGTCGTTTATTAGAACAGAAAGGAGCTGCCATTATTATTTCAGAAAAATCGTTGACAAACAGATGTTTGGTTCATTATTTCAAGCGATTTTTTCGAGATAGAGGTCTTTTGTTAGTAATGTCTGAATGTGCACGAAATTTATCGAAACGAGGAGCTGTGCAAAATATTGTTAACGAGTGTAAGAGAATATTGTGA
- a CDS encoding DciA family protein has protein sequence MRYCISSENEGEFPNLFMSIRTHNPKSINQCFQSKLLRPLIQKAQEIRTVEKFLNQILPSEIVPHCRIINLSQETLILQLEKATWATRIYYLIPNLLERFSQQKFNRIRKIRCRVRPNLYI, from the coding sequence ATGCGATATTGTATATCATCGGAAAATGAAGGGGAATTTCCGAATCTATTCATGTCTATTCGTACCCATAATCCGAAATCGATAAATCAGTGCTTTCAAAGCAAACTACTTAGACCTCTTATACAAAAGGCTCAAGAGATTCGAACTGTAGAAAAGTTCTTGAATCAGATTTTGCCTTCAGAAATAGTTCCGCATTGTCGAATCATAAATCTCTCTCAGGAGACATTAATCCTCCAATTAGAAAAGGCGACTTGGGCCACACGAATTTACTATCTGATACCTAATCTTTTAGAGAGATTCTCTCAACAAAAATTCAACAGAATTCGAAAGATTCGATGCCGAGTGCGCCCTAATTTGTACATTTGA
- the mraY gene encoding phospho-N-acetylmuramoyl-pentapeptide-transferase translates to MFLWIIGFLNHYFKNFCIFDRLVFRSIISALTALFITFFFCPCLIKKLEKLQISQIVRKNGPQVHLKKSGTPTMGGALIVLAIAASTLLWGDLTNRFVWIVLLIAITFGFIGWIDDYCKIIKQDSKGLSAFSKYLLQSLAGLIVAVYLYFTATGPNETQLIVPFLKNSLPNLGFLYIFLVYFVVVGSSNAVNLTDGLDGLALMPIVTVGGGLGIFSYSSGNYVFAEHLSLPYIPGVGEIVVFCSALVGGGLGFLWYNTYPAQIFMGDVGSLGLGAALGIISVIVLQEIVYFFMSGVFVFEALSVIIQISYFKFSRGNRVFRMAPLHHHFELKGCPEPKIVVRFWIVTFILVLFSLVTLEVR, encoded by the coding sequence ATGTTTCTTTGGATCATCGGATTTTTAAACCATTATTTTAAGAATTTTTGTATTTTCGATCGCCTAGTATTTCGTTCAATTATAAGTGCTTTGACCGCGTTATTTATTACTTTTTTCTTTTGTCCGTGTTTAATAAAAAAACTTGAAAAATTGCAAATTAGTCAAATAGTAAGAAAAAATGGACCTCAAGTTCATTTGAAAAAATCTGGAACTCCTACTATGGGAGGGGCGCTTATTGTTCTCGCTATTGCAGCTAGTACCTTATTGTGGGGAGATCTTACTAATCGATTTGTATGGATTGTTTTGTTGATTGCAATAACTTTTGGGTTTATAGGATGGATTGATGACTATTGTAAAATAATTAAGCAAGACAGCAAGGGGTTGTCTGCGTTTTCAAAATATCTTCTTCAATCTCTGGCTGGTCTTATAGTGGCGGTGTATCTCTATTTCACAGCTACAGGTCCAAACGAAACTCAATTAATTGTTCCGTTCTTAAAAAATTCATTACCTAATTTAGGATTTCTTTATATTTTTCTTGTTTATTTTGTCGTCGTGGGAAGCAGTAATGCGGTAAATTTGACTGACGGATTGGATGGATTAGCTCTTATGCCTATTGTAACGGTTGGGGGAGGATTGGGAATTTTTTCTTATTCCAGTGGAAACTACGTTTTTGCGGAACATCTATCGCTACCCTATATTCCTGGAGTTGGTGAGATTGTGGTTTTCTGTAGTGCTTTGGTCGGTGGAGGACTAGGATTTTTATGGTACAACACTTATCCTGCTCAGATTTTTATGGGAGATGTGGGTTCATTGGGACTAGGTGCTGCTTTGGGGATAATTTCGGTCATAGTTCTGCAAGAGATAGTGTATTTTTTTATGTCAGGAGTTTTTGTCTTTGAAGCTCTATCCGTTATTATCCAGATAAGTTATTTCAAATTTTCGAGAGGTAATCGGGTTTTTCGTATGGCGCCATTACATCATCATTTTGAATTGAAGGGTTGTCCTGAACCTAAGATTGTCGTGCGATTTTGGATCGTTACTTTTATTTTGGTACTTTTCAGTTTAGTCACTTTAGAAGTGAGGTAG
- the murD gene encoding UDP-N-acetylmuramoyl-L-alanine--D-glutamate ligase: MSNRQLTVIVGLGKTGFSCAQFFSERKQPFAVIDCQKQPSKLKKFVQSYPHIELVLGRFSENLLHKAEQIVLSPGVSLREPVIVKQAAIGKPIIGDIELFARSVKKPVIAITGSNGKTTVVTILELMMKSAGIDAVVCGNIGKPALQTIHLNPDYYILELSSFQLETTFSLRSYAATILNISRDHMDRYINPLEYIQTKKRIYNFCQIPIVNSDELRICENFHQDGLSFGLQNQADFSSKEDNGRSFITYRGQKLLSVKELKLNARHHVQNALAALAIGTAAKIPMDTMLKVLRGFTGIRHRCQWVRKYKGVDYYNDSKGTNIGATQAAITSLGSTSKKKLILIAGGDSKGADFFTLRSIIARYVKQIVLIGKDASKLERALYDCTKTSQASSMEEAVRLSVDVAKSGDIVLLSPACASYDMFEHYAHRGNVFIKIVKEL; encoded by the coding sequence ATGTCAAACAGACAATTGACTGTCATTGTAGGACTAGGTAAAACAGGATTTTCTTGTGCGCAATTTTTCTCAGAGAGAAAACAACCTTTCGCAGTTATCGATTGTCAAAAACAACCTTCGAAATTAAAAAAGTTCGTCCAATCTTATCCTCATATTGAATTGGTACTTGGTAGATTTTCTGAAAATTTATTGCACAAAGCAGAACAAATAGTGTTGAGTCCAGGTGTCTCTCTTAGAGAACCCGTTATCGTCAAGCAGGCAGCAATAGGTAAGCCCATTATCGGAGATATTGAGTTGTTTGCTCGTTCGGTTAAAAAACCTGTTATTGCAATTACCGGATCTAACGGAAAAACAACAGTTGTAACAATTTTAGAGTTGATGATGAAATCCGCAGGAATTGACGCTGTTGTTTGCGGAAATATTGGAAAACCAGCATTGCAAACAATTCATCTTAATCCCGATTATTATATTTTGGAACTGTCGAGCTTTCAATTGGAAACAACTTTTTCTTTGCGATCATACGCCGCAACAATACTAAATATCAGTAGAGATCATATGGATCGATATATCAATCCGCTTGAATATATTCAAACTAAGAAACGGATTTATAATTTTTGTCAGATACCTATTGTCAATTCAGATGAGTTAAGAATCTGTGAAAATTTTCACCAAGATGGGTTGTCTTTTGGTTTGCAAAATCAGGCAGATTTTTCGTCAAAAGAAGACAACGGCAGAAGTTTCATTACGTATCGAGGCCAAAAACTTTTGTCTGTTAAAGAACTAAAACTGAATGCTCGTCATCATGTTCAAAATGCGTTAGCTGCTTTAGCCATAGGGACGGCAGCGAAAATCCCTATGGACACCATGCTTAAAGTCTTGCGTGGTTTTACGGGTATCCGTCATCGTTGCCAATGGGTACGGAAATATAAAGGGGTGGATTACTATAACGACTCGAAAGGAACAAATATTGGTGCGACTCAAGCGGCCATTACAAGTTTAGGAAGTACCAGTAAGAAAAAATTGATTTTAATAGCGGGTGGAGACAGTAAGGGGGCTGATTTCTTTACTTTGAGAAGTATAATTGCACGATATGTTAAGCAGATTGTTTTAATCGGCAAAGACGCGTCGAAATTGGAGAGGGCTTTATACGACTGCACAAAAACCTCTCAAGCTTCTTCTATGGAAGAAGCTGTGAGGTTATCCGTAGATGTTGCAAAATCGGGAGATATTGTTTTGCTATCCCCTGCCTGCGCTAGTTACGATATGTTTGAACACTATGCACATCGAGGCAATGTATTTATAAAAATTGTAAAGGAACTGTGA
- a CDS encoding UDP-N-acetylmuramoyl-tripeptide--D-alanyl-D-alanine ligase yields the protein MKLSQIAHILNAKFRGEDKDFTSTVSTDTRTIESENLFVALQGRHFDAHNFVKLALERGALGAIVSHWIEDTTSIPQICVQDTHRALIQLANYQRNRMKKVIIVAVTGSCGKTTTKELLANIFRKKSSNVLTGKKNFNNNIGLPLTLLNLRARHNYAVVEFGANHPGEISCLARITRPNIAIVTNAGFAHLEGFGSIKGVAQAKGEIYQELSLDQVAIINNDDPFSNFWREIAGIRRTITFACDSTADVTAQNITINPNGQSIFHLMLPNGETSVIQLSLLGRHNIMNALAAASAAYSQNFSIAAIKSGLENTCAVDGRMVCLKGYRGAIIIDDSYNANPSSVSVAIDVLSTFYGYRLILVLGDMRELGKDADRLHFNMGERALQSEIHELFCYGILTRRTSEAFGSPYYFDDQKKLLMVLKKRLDASTVVLVKGSCSMNMRNIVWELIKE from the coding sequence ATGAAACTCTCACAAATTGCCCACATTCTTAATGCAAAATTCAGAGGAGAAGATAAAGATTTTACATCTACCGTCAGTACAGATACTCGTACTATTGAATCTGAAAACCTTTTCGTTGCTCTACAAGGCCGACATTTTGACGCTCATAATTTTGTAAAATTGGCGTTAGAACGAGGGGCTCTTGGAGCAATTGTTAGTCATTGGATAGAAGATACAACATCTATACCACAAATTTGTGTACAAGATACTCACCGTGCTCTTATTCAACTGGCAAATTATCAACGTAATCGTATGAAAAAAGTGATAATTGTAGCAGTGACCGGTAGCTGTGGAAAAACAACCACTAAAGAATTACTGGCCAATATTTTTCGAAAGAAAAGCAGCAATGTACTAACCGGAAAAAAGAATTTCAATAATAATATTGGATTGCCGTTAACTCTGTTGAATTTGCGTGCTAGACATAACTACGCTGTGGTAGAATTTGGAGCCAATCATCCCGGAGAAATTTCCTGTTTAGCGCGAATAACCAGACCTAACATTGCTATTGTCACTAATGCAGGTTTTGCGCATCTAGAAGGATTTGGGAGTATTAAAGGAGTGGCACAAGCGAAAGGGGAGATTTATCAAGAGTTATCGCTTGATCAAGTTGCTATTATCAATAACGATGATCCTTTTTCAAATTTTTGGAGAGAAATAGCGGGTATCCGAAGAACGATCACCTTCGCTTGCGACAGTACAGCCGATGTTACTGCACAGAATATTACAATAAATCCTAATGGGCAATCTATCTTCCACTTAATGCTCCCCAATGGGGAGACTAGCGTTATTCAACTGTCTCTTTTAGGAAGACATAATATAATGAACGCTTTAGCAGCTGCTTCTGCTGCTTATTCTCAGAATTTTTCCATTGCTGCAATAAAATCCGGTTTAGAAAATACTTGTGCGGTTGACGGACGAATGGTGTGTCTAAAAGGATATCGCGGAGCTATTATCATTGACGACAGTTACAATGCGAATCCATCCTCAGTATCTGTTGCTATCGACGTACTATCCACTTTTTACGGATATCGATTGATTCTAGTTTTGGGAGATATGAGAGAATTGGGCAAAGACGCAGATCGATTGCATTTCAATATGGGTGAACGGGCGCTTCAATCTGAAATTCATGAGTTATTTTGTTATGGAATTTTAACTCGTCGTACCTCCGAAGCTTTTGGAAGTCCGTATTATTTTGATGATCAGAAAAAATTATTGATGGTATTGAAAAAGCGTTTGGATGCCAGTACTGTTGTACTGGTAAAAGGCTCCTGTTCTATGAATATGAGAAACATTGTGTGGGAGCTAATCAAAGAATAG